A window of the Saccharomyces eubayanus strain FM1318 chromosome II, whole genome shotgun sequence genome harbors these coding sequences:
- the PTC3 gene encoding type 2C protein phosphatase PTC3 → MGQILSNPIIDKEHHSGTDCLTAFGLCAMQGWRMSMEDAHIVEPNLFAESDEDHLAFYGIFDGHGGSSVAEFCGSKLISILKEQESFKKGILDQCLIDTFLATDVELLKDEKMKDDHSGCTATVILISQLKKLLVCANSGDSRTVLSTSGNSKAMSFDHKPTLISEKSRIMAADGFVEMDRVNGNLALSRAIGDFEFKSNTKLGPHEQVVTCVPDIIKHNLNYDEDEFVILACDGIWDCLTSQECVDLVHYGISQGDMTLSDISSRIVDVCCSPTTEGSGIGCDNMSISIVALLKEDESETQWFERIRSKNYNIHTSFVQRRKNIFDFHDFSDNDEEVFAVTTKKLQDRLNHHRDNDDMEIDDLDTELGSSAAPSKLTGKDRSGPIDLFSLEALLEAGIQIRQRPSSDSDGNASYFHGASLSDMLASLSNAAAGETGPEDADENDDNDSEDNKNGNGKKNSKFEEIE, encoded by the coding sequence ATGGGTCAAATATTGTCCAATCCAATTATCGATAAAGAGCATCATTCGGGCACAGACTGTTTGACAGCATTTGGGTTGTGTGCTATGCAAGGGTGGCGTATGTCAATGGAAGACGCTCACATTGTTGAACCCAATCTTTTCGCCGAATCTGACGAAGATCATTTGGCGTTTTATGGTATATTCGACGGTCATGGTGGCTCTTCTGTAGCTGAATTTTGTGGTTCTAAATTGATATCTATACTgaaggaacaagaaagttTCAAGAAGGGTATATTAGACCAGTGTTTAATCGATACGTTTTTGGCTACCGATGTTGAGCTGttgaaagatgaaaaaatgaaagacGATCATAGTGGTTGCACTGCCACAGTGATTTTGATATCCCAATTAAAAAAGCTTTTGGTCTGTGCTAATTCTGGTGACAGCAGGACTGTTTTGTCTACCAGCGGGAACAGCAAAGCAATGTCTTTTGACCATAAACCAACGTTGATAAGTGAAAAATCTCGTATTATGGCTGCTGATGGTTTTGTTGAGATGGATCGTGTTAACGGTAATTTGGCCTTATCAAGAGCCATCGgtgattttgaattcaaatcGAACACTAAGTTAGGACCTCATGAACAAGTGGTTACATGTGTTCCCGATATCATCAAACACAATTTGAActatgatgaagacgaattCGTTATCTTAGCCTGTGATGGTATCTGGGATTGTTTAACCTCTCAAGAGTGTGTTGATTTAGTTCATTATGGTATAAGCCAAGGTGATATGACTTTAAGTGATATTTCATCCAGAATCGTGGATGTTTGTTGTTCACCCACCACCGAGGGCTCAGGTATCGGTTGTGATAATATGAGTATCTCCATTGTTGCGCTACTAAAGGAAGACGAATCAGAGACTCAATGGTTTGAACGTATAAGATCCAAGAATTACAATATTCATACATCATTTGttcaaagaaggaaaaacatCTTCGATTTCCATGACTTTTCGGATAATGATGAGGAGGTATTTGCGGTCACCACCAAGAAATTGCAAGACCGTCTAAACCATCACAGagataatgatgatatgGAGATCGACGATCTTGATACCGAGTTAGGCAGTAGCGCCGCTCCATCAAAATTAACTGGTAAAGATAGGTCTGGTCCcattgatttattttcattagaAGCTCTACTAGAAGCCGGGATCCAAATAAGACAAAGGCCAAGCTCTGATAGCGATGGTAATGCTTCATATTTCCATGGTGCTTCTTTATCAGACATGTTAGCCTCCTTGAGCAATGCTGCTGCTGGAGAAACAGGTCCTGAAGACGCTGATGAAAACGACGATAACGACAGCGAAGACaataaaaatggaaatggaaagaagaattccaaatttgaagaaattgaatga
- the TOD6 gene encoding Tod6p translates to MTLPKLSSVSVSSGHVSASSHGFSILSKHPHPNNLIHSHSLSHPNAKSHLSTVNTSNKENGTNSDEAESLKKNNPSSWDPNDDIKLRHLKEIKNLGWKEIAHHFPNRTPNACQFRWRRLKSGNLKSNKTAVIDINKLFGVYTTSVAAVAAGATATAAAAAAPAEEALKEEAIEDEDITSGSSAIDDSPPDFKPIVKAKYMDRKLVAQKSASPFLDHESQPVKPRELFIKPRSFSHSMTTNTPNVKATQQPNPNTYNTPSTKPNRNVNFNDYENIGLVPKIIIRSRRNSFIPSTQIPHPTTKSRKSSHSVISSRRSSFNMMHSRRSSFNSHAPTEPISRRPSLVVSPYMTPRRLSTSQSIHHHPQQQQYHLNPITSPNCKIDQSTDKITHTRTFLDMQKFANKHPWSREDDEVLLNNTIDKQNHLSTLEISIVLPNNRSELEIQQRIDYLQRRGHTSGIHRTQGNSDDEEEDIDPLHKEVDANETTQRTYQYNGLEPGNGNSKARILSSLSNGNDVRKEQDELPGINSIFKNIF, encoded by the coding sequence ATGACTTTACCAAAACTCAGTAGTGTTTCTGTGTCGTCAGGACACGTCAGCGCTAGCTCACACGGTTTCTCAATACTAAGCAAGCATCCTCATCCCAATAATCTCATTCATTCTCATTCGCTTTCCCACCCAAATGCAAAGAGTCACTTGTCCACAGTGAACACGagcaacaaagaaaacggTACGAACAGCGACGAGGCAGAGTCGctcaagaagaacaaccCATCTTCGTGGGACCCTAACGACGACATCAAGCTTCGTCACTTGAAAGAGATCAAGAACTTGGGTTGGAAGGAAATTGCTCATCATTTCCCCAACAGAACTCCCAACGCTTGCCAATTCAGATGGAGAAGATTAAAATCGGGAAACCtgaaatcaaacaagaCTGCAGTGATTGATATTAATAAGCTGTTTGGTGTGTATACCACGAGTGTTGCCGCCGTAGCTGCAGGCGCCACTGCTAccgcagcagcagcagcagcgcCTGCTGAAGAGGCGctcaaagaagaagctatTGAGGACGAAGATATCACTTCGGGGTCTAGCGCCATCGATGACTCCCCACCAGATTTCAAACCAATAGTTAAGGCTAAATACATGGACAGAAAACTAGTGGCGCAAAAATCTGCATCACCGTTTTTGGACCACGAGTCACAGCCTGTCAAACCGAGAGAATTGTTTATTAAGCCGAGGTCGTTCTCCCATTCCATGACCACAAATACGCCCAATGTAAAGGCTACTCAACAGCCTAACCCAAATACTTACAATACCCCTTCTACTAAGCCTAACAGGAACGTTAATTTCAACGACTATGAAAATATTGGACTCGTACCCAAGATTATCATTAGGTCTAGAAGAAACTCGTTTATTCCTTCCACTCAGATTCCTCATCCTACCACCAAGTCTAGGAAGAGCTCACATTCTGTGATTTCTTCTAGAAGATCATCTTTCAACATGATGCACTCAAGGAGATCATCCTTTAATTCTCATGCTCCCACGGAACCTATTTCTAGGCGTCCATCTTTGGTCGTCAGCCCGTATATGACTCCCAGAAGACTGTCAACTTCACAATCTATCCACCACCACccacaacagcagcaataTCACCTAAATCCTATAACCTCTCCGAACTGCAAGATAGATCAATCTACTGATAAAATAACGCATACGAGAACTTTCTTAGATATGCAAAAATTCGCAAACAAGCATCCGTGGTCTAGGGAAGATGATGAGGTTTTACTCAACAACACAATAGACAAACAAAACCATTTATCAACACTAGAAATTTCCATTGTCCTACCTAACAATAGATCCGAATTGGAAATTCAACAAAGGATCGATTATTTACAGAGAAGGGGACACACTAGTGGCATTCACAGAACTCAAGGAAACAGtgacgatgaagaggaagacaTCGACCCACTACACAAGGAAGTTGATGCCAATGAAACGACGCAGCGAACATACCAGTACAATGGATTAGAGCCTGGAAATGGTAATTCAAAGGCAAGGATTCTCTCTTCCTTGTCGAATGGGAACGATGTACGCAAAGAGCAAGATGAATTGCCGGGTATAAATTcgatcttcaaaaatattttctaa
- the SAS3 gene encoding histone acetyltransferase, producing MSITINDKSPKPKKNALLKNLEIDDLVHSQFVTRNTNGHRTTRQRSNPNTNGTNRIRICSLPHKNNNTKKKKGSEISRRPEVPAKNIIDWDNDMGAINFPIMEPNIEVNEKLQIRIKYEPINFFNFERLILKSSAIEPLVSKKINTPNVSTGFQGRINRLRQKWGIETDNISHSSPSDSIPLEDSDSWQWHVPYGGAIKKPKDFSTKRTLPTWEDKVRFLTLLERSKSATFINSNVPLCNHSEFDQEKDNKKRRKGKNLKNQNRVGSSLIEYIVFRDYEIKPWYTSPFPEQINQNKMVYICEYCLKYMTSRYTCLRHQLKCLTFRPPGNEIYRDGKLSVWEIDGRENVIYCQNLCLLAKCFINSKTLYYDVEPFIFYVLTEREEKENNIYQTSPKFHFVGYFSKEKFNSNDYNLSCILTLPIYQRKGYGQFLMEFSYLLSRKESKLGTPEKPLSDLGLLTYRTYWKIKCAEVLLTLRDNAKSESSHEDKGAFQQLTLNDIAKLTGMIPTDVVFGLEQLQVLYRHKTRSLSSLNDFNYILKVGSWNEIENVYRSWSSKKYPVVKYNKLLWEPIILGPSFGINGMMNLEPTALADEAIADEAMAPVISNNAQIENYNNSRSQSQRSHGRRRGGRKTPKLNANNTIQPEISVSDFFQNTVSSLTEYMCEYNSTGSDRLADGIDKSVLQKIRNREKLLRSKFASESYWELCFTLKNSEVPPESHTTKNNNIGTASIEQEEVEDEAPELSLSADVEEDEDFTLDDVGDEKESEYNASNKTSISEDDGESTYGEEESTYEDGDEDDSDGEDEDENEGEDDDDDTDSHENQGRARTRRKITLIEDDEE from the coding sequence ATgtcaataacaataaatgACAAATCGCCAAaacctaaaaaaaatgcattgttaaaaaatttagagATTGACGACTTAGTACATTCCCAATTTGTTACAAGGAATACAAATGGACACAGAACTACAAGACAACGATCTAATCCTAACACCAATGGAACTAATCGAATAAGAATCTGCTCTCTACCCCATAAGAACAATaatacaaagaagaaaaaagggtCTGAAATTTCCCGGCGCCCAGAAGTCCCTGCCAAGAATATCATAGATTGGGATAATGACATGGGTGCAATAAATTTTCCTATAATGGAGCCAAATATTGAAGTGAATGAAAAGTTACAGATTAGGATTAAGTACGAACCAAttaacttcttcaattttgaaCGGTTAATACTAAAATCTTCAGCTATAGAACCACTCgtaagcaaaaaaatcaacacGCCTAACGTATCCACGGGATTTCAAGGAAGAATAAATAGGCTTAGGCAGAAATGGGGTATAGAAACCGACAATATATCACATTCATCGCCCTCTGATAGTATACCACTGGAAGATAGTGACTCGTGGCAATGGCATGTACCATATGGTGGAGCAATAAAAAAGCCGAAAGATTTCAGTACAAAAAGAACTTTGCCAACCTGGGAAGATAAGGTAAGGTTTCTTACTCTTCTAGAAAGATCCAAATCAGCTACATTTATTAATAGTAACGTACCGCTTTGTAATCATTCCGAATTTGATCAAGAGAAAGATAACAAGAAACGAAGGAAAGGtaaaaatctaaaaaaccaaaatagAGTCGGATCTTCATTGATAGAGTATATTGTTTTCCGAGATTACGAAATCAAACCCTGGTACACGTCTCCCTTTCCCGAACAAATAAACCAGAATAAAATGGTTTATATATGCGAATACTGCTTGAAATACATGACTTCCCGGTATACTTGTCTTAGACACCAACTGAAGTGTCTAACCTTCAGGCCCCCAGGAAATGAAATTTACCGCGATGGCAAGCTGTCCGTTTGGGAAATCGATGGACGAGAGAACGTCATATATTGTCAAAATCTCTGCCTACTGGCCAAGTGTTTTATCAATTCTAAGACTTTGTATTATGATGTTGAGCCATTCATATTTTATGTCTTAACAGAGAGggaggaaaaggaaaacaatatcTATCAGACCTCACCTAAATTCCATTTCGTGGGTTATTTTTCCAAGGAAAAATTCAACTCCAATGATTACAATTTAAGCTGTATTTTAACTTTGCCCATATATCAAAGGAAGGGGTACGGTCAGTTTTTAATGGAGTTCTCGTATTTATTATCCAGAAAAGAGTCAAAGTTAGGAACTCCCGAAAAACCGTTGTCGGATTTAGGTTTATTAACTTATAGAACCTATTGGAAGATTAAGTGTGCTGAAGTATTGTTAACATTAAGAGACAATGCTAAAAGCGAATCAAGTCATGAAGACAAAGGCGCCTTCCAACAGTTAACATTGAACGATATAGCTAAATTAACGGGAATGATACCTACAGATGTAGTGTTTGGATTGGAACAGCTTCAAGTTCTCTACCGCCATAAAACGCGTTCGTTGTCTTCTCTGAATGATTTCAATTATATTCTTAAAGTTGGTTCCTGGAATGAAATCGAAAATGTCTATAGAAGTTGGAGTTCAAAAAAGTATCCTGTAGTCAAATACAATAAGCTGCTTTGGGAACCTATAATACTCGGACCTTCATTTGGCATAAACGGGATGATGAACTTAGAACCCACCGCATTAGCAGATGAGGCTATTGCAGATGAGGCCATGGCTCCTGTGATTTCAAACAACGCCCAAATAGAAAACTATAACAACAGTAGGAGTCAAAGTCAAAGGAGCCACGGAAGGAGAAGGGGTGGTCGCAAGACACCCAAACTTAATGCGAACAATACCATACAACCAGAAATTTCTGTGAgtgatttctttcaaaataccgtttcttctttaacaGAATACATGTGCGAATATAACTCCACAGGCAGTGATAGACTAGCTGATGGTATAGATAAAAGTGTGTTGCAAAAAATCCGTAACCGTGAAAAGCTTCTTAGGTCAAAATTTGCTTCTGAATCATATTGGGAACTCTGTTTCACACTCAAGAATTCAGAAGTCCCACCAGAAAGCCACACAACGAAGAACAATAATATTGGAACAGCCAGTATAGAACAGGAAGAAGTGGAGGACGAAGCACCGGAGCTAAGTTTAAGCGCagatgttgaagaagacgaagatttTACACTTGATGATGTCGGGGATGAAAAAGAGTCCGAATATAACGCATCAAATAAGACATCTATCAGTGAAGACGACGGGGAAAGTACATATGGCGAGGAGGAAAGCACATATGAAGATGGTGATGAGGATGACAGTGACGgagaagacgaagacgaaaacGAAGGagaagacgacgacgacgataCAGATAGCCACGAAAATCAAGGAAGGGCCAGAACGAGGCGAAAAATTACATTGATagaggatgatgaagaataa
- the PIN4 gene encoding Pin4p produces METGSFEDSPSAVISNIQDNNLNTEANEQETNMPVFETRDVIDRVNGEQEEFGENAVRNMDNGNTSTDLVNSSNNAALDDDVIPNAIVIKNIPFAIKKEQLLDIIEDMDLPLPYAFNYHFDNGIFRGLAFANFTTPEETTQVITSLNGKEISGRKLKVEYKKMLPQAERERIEREKREKRGQLEEQHRSSSNLSLHSLSKMTANTNNNASNNQLFSTLMNGINTNTIINSPISNTINNNTNGSASNSNINNSNINNNNNNSNSNNSGGNANMNQSSISAQHTTSSLYQAMNANNQNQISTERFYAPLPSTSTLPLPPQQLDFNDPDTLEIYSQLLLFKDREKYYYELAYPMGISAAHKRIINVLCSYLGLVEVYDPRFIIIRRKILDHANLQSHLQQQGQMTSAHPLQPNSTGGSMNRSQSYTSLLQAHAAAAANSVSNQSVNNSSNNNGNSTGNGNNNGNNTSNNNNNSANSTPIISSQGQFSMQAALSSPKLNVHHNSLYNPADQPQQPQPQVQQNAQTAAQQQQSFLRQQATLTPSSRIPSGYSANHYQMNSVNPLLRNSQISPPNSQTQINNQSLSQAQPSSQTQTQTQQRVPVAYQNGSLSSQQLYNLNGSSSTGNTQSQLLPQHTNGSVHSNFSYQSYHDESMLSAHNLNSADLIYKSLSHSGLDDGLEQGLNRSLSGLDLQNQNKKNLW; encoded by the coding sequence ATGGAGACCGGTTCTTTTGAGGATTCTCCCTCTGCAGTAATCAGCAACATTCAGGACAACAATCTGAATACGGAGGCCAATGAACAGGAAACGAATATGccagtttttgaaactagAGACGTCATTGACAGAGTGAATGGTGAACAAGAGGAATTTGGTGAAAATGCTGTCAGAAATATGGATAATGGAAATACTTCTACCGATTTAGTTAATTCCTCGAACAATGCTGCTTTGGACGACGATGTCATCCCAAACGCCATTGTTATCAAGAACATCCCGTTCGCcatcaagaaagaacaacTGTTAGATATTATCGAAGACATGGATCTTCCCTTGCCATACGCCTTCAATTACCATTTTGATAACGGCATCTTCAGAGGGTTGGCTTTTGCAAATTTTACCACTCCCGAAGAAACCACTCAAGTGATAACCTCTTTGAATGGCAAGGAAATTAGTGGAAGAAAGCTAAAAGtagaatataaaaaaatgctaCCTCAAgctgaaagagaaagaattgaaagagaaaagagagagaaaagagGTCAATTGGAAGAACAGCACAGATCCTCATCGAACCTTTCACTACATTCATTGTCCAAAATGACCGCAAACACAAATAATAACGCTTCCAACAATCAATTATTCTCGACTTTAATGAACGGTATTAATACTAATACCATTATAAACAGCCCAATCAGTAACACCATTAACAATAACACCAACGGCAGCGCAAGCAACAGTAACATCAATAACAGTAAcatcaataacaacaacaacaactcCAACAGTAACAATAGCGGTGGTAATGCCAACATGAACCAATCCTCAATTTCTGCTCAGCATACTACTTCATCATTGTACCAAGCAATGAATGCTAACAATCAAAACCAGATATCTACCGAAAGGTTTTACGCTCCTTTACCATCAACTTCGACTCTGCCACTACCACCTCAACAGTTAGATTTTAATGATCCTGATACTTTGGAGATCTATTCCCAATTGTTATTGTTCAAAGACAGAGAAAAGTATTATTACGAATTGGCCTACCCTATGGGTATATCTGCTGCACACAAGAGAATCATCAATGTTTTGTGCTCATATTTAGGTCTAGTGGAGGTGTATGACCCAAGATTCATTATaatcagaagaaaaattttggatcATGCCAATCTACAATCCCATTTGCAACAACAAGGTCAAATGACATCGGCACATCCATTACAACCAAACTCTACCGGTGGGTCCATGAATAGGTCCCAATCTTATACAAGTTTGCTGCAAGCTCATGCTGCTGCCGCGGCAAATAGCGTTAGCAATCAATCCGTCAACAACTCATCCAACAATAACGGCAACAGCACCGGCAACGGCAACAACAACGGTAATAACACAagtaacaacaataacaatagcgCTAACTCAACACCAATAATTTCTTCACAAGGTCAATTTTCAATGCAAGCGGCACTGAGTTCACCCAAATTGAATGTTCACCATAACTCTTTATACAATCCCGCAGATCAACCTCAACAACCTCAACCACAGGTACAACAAAATGCACAAACAGCTGcgcaacaacaacaatcatTTTTAAGACAACAAGCTACTCTAACACCTTCGTCAAGAATTCCTTCTGGTTATTCAGCCAATCATTATCAAATGAATTCCGTTAACCCATTGCTAAGAAATTCACAAATCTCTCCACCAAACTCACAAACTCAAATCAATAACCAGTCTTTATCTCAAGCACAGCCATCATCCCAAACTCAAACCCAAACCCAGCAACGCGTTCCGGTAGCATACCAGAACGGTTCGTTGTCTTCACAGCAGTTGTATAACCTTAATGGTTCATCCTCGACAGGAAATACACAGTCTCAACTACTACCACAACACACAAATGGGTCTGTTCATTCGAACTTTTCCTACCAATCTTACCACGACGAATCGATGTTGTCTGCGCACAATTTGAATAGCGCAGATCTTATCTATAAATCACTAAGCCATTCCGGACTAGATGATGGTCTAGAACAAGGCTTAAACCGTTCTTTAAGTGGTTTGGATttacaaaatcaaaacaagaagaatttgtGGTAG
- the SEC17 gene encoding alpha-soluble NSF attachment protein SEC17 encodes MKLFSGSDSYKFEEAADLCVQAATIYRLRKELNLAGDSFLKAADYQKQAGNEDEAGNTYVEAYKCFKSGGNSVNAVNSLENAIQIFTQRGQFRRGANFKFELGEILENDLHDYPKAIDCYELAGEWYAQDQSVALSNKCFIKCADLKALDGQYIEASDIYSKLIKNSVGNRLSQWSLKEYFLKKGLCQLAATDSVAATRTLQEGQSEDPNFADSRESNFLKSLIDAVNEGDSEQLSEHSKEFDNFMRLDKWKITVLNKIKESIQQQEDDLL; translated from the coding sequence ATGAAACTGTTTAGCGGTTCGGATTCATACAAGTTTGAAGAGGCAGCAGACCTTTGTGTCCAGGCAGCAACTATTTACCGTCTGAGAAAGGAGTTGAACTTGGCAGGCGactcatttttgaaagcagCAGATTATCAAAAACAGGCTGGTAATGAAGACGAGGCTGGTAACACCTACGTGGAGGCTTACAAATGCTTTAAGAGTGGTGGGAACTCTGTCAACGCCGTAAATTCACTAGAGAATGCCATCCAAATTTTCACTCAAAGAGGACAGTTCAGAAGAGGAGCTAATTTCAAGTTTGAACTGGGTGAAATCCTGGAAAACGATCTTCATGACTATCCAAAGGCTATCGACTGTTACGAGTTGGCTGGTGAATGGTATGCTCAAGATCAATCTGTAGCATTATCAAACAAATGTTTTATCAAGTGTGCAGACTTGAAGGCTCTTGATGGCCAATACATTGAAGCAAGTGACATCTATTCCAAACTGATCAAGAACAGCGTGGGAAATAGGTTAAGTCAATGGAGCTTGAAGGAGTacttcttgaaaaagggGCTTTGCCAGCTGGCTGCTACTGATTCTGTCGCTGCCACGAGGACTTTACAAGAGGGACAAAGTGAAGACCCAAATTTCGCAGATTCAAGAGAGTcgaactttttgaaaagcctGATCGATGCGGTTAACGAGGGTGATAGCGAACAACTAAGTGAACATTCTAAAGAATTCGACAATTTCATGAGATTAGACAAATGGAAAATCACTGTTCTCAATAAGATCAAGGAGTCTATTcagcaacaagaagatgacTTGTTATAA
- the MOH1 gene encoding Moh1p — protein MGLRYSIYIENPLSSPSSSYKSISDPLFHSQHRAQRNTCFITYGCRHCKTHLSSSFQIISRDYRGRTGTAYLMNKVVNVVEGKVEQRRMLTGDYLVCDILCHWCKRNVGWKYLQSSNDDQQYKEGKFILELKNICKCT, from the coding sequence ATGGGGCTGCGTTATTCGATATACATTGAAAACCCGCTATCCTCCCCATCATCCTCATACAAATCAATAAGCGACCCGTTATTCCATTCACAGCATCGAGCACAAAGAAACACATGCTTCATCACTTACGGTTGTAGACATTGTAAGACGCATCTTTCTAGCTCCTTCCAAATCATTTCCAGAGATTATAGAGGCAGGACTGGCACTGCCTACTTAATGAACAAAGTTGTCAACGTTGTTGAAGGAAAGGTCGAACAACGAAGAATGCTAACTGGCGACTATTTGGTTTGCGATATCCTCTGCCATTGGTGTAAAAGGAACGTCGGGTGGAAGTACTTGCAAAGTAGCAACGACGATCAACAATATAAAGAAGGTAAGTTCATTTTAGAGTTGAAGAACATCTGCAAATGTACTTGA